In one Terriglobia bacterium genomic region, the following are encoded:
- a CDS encoding response regulator, translating into MLVRCPQCRTEFRLVDYGPGERVVKYLCPGCRTAVRIDLEMDEVHSSSSSGSYRSLSRRRTVLVADDNPKVVGMAERLLEEAGYNVLVAADGVETLRVLREEHPDLLLLDLLMPRMTGFDVLREARQDERIKDTPVLAMSGVYKDNVLGFLQQLGARGFLDKERLRETLVQRVQAILPPGSAS; encoded by the coding sequence GTGCTCGTCCGGTGCCCCCAGTGCAGGACCGAGTTCCGCCTGGTCGACTACGGTCCGGGCGAGCGAGTGGTCAAGTACCTCTGTCCTGGGTGCCGGACGGCCGTGCGCATCGATCTCGAAATGGACGAGGTCCACTCGTCCTCGTCGTCCGGCTCCTACCGGAGCCTGAGCCGCCGGCGCACGGTGCTCGTCGCCGACGACAACCCGAAGGTGGTCGGGATGGCGGAGCGGCTGCTCGAGGAGGCCGGTTACAACGTGCTCGTCGCCGCGGACGGCGTCGAGACGCTCCGCGTCCTCCGCGAGGAGCACCCCGACCTCCTGCTGCTGGATCTCCTGATGCCCCGCATGACGGGGTTCGACGTTCTCCGGGAGGCACGGCAAGACGAGCGGATCAAGGACACTCCGGTGCTCGCGATGAGCGGGGTGTACAAGGACAACGTGCTGGGGTTCCTCCAGCAGCTCGGCGCTCGGGGGTTCCTCGACAAGGAGCGGCTCAGAGAGACGCTCGTGCAGCGCGTCCAGGCGATCCTGCCCCCGGGGAGCGCCTCTTGA